In one uncultured Devosia sp. genomic region, the following are encoded:
- the lptA gene encoding lipopolysaccharide transport periplasmic protein LptA, translating to MIKRLLLALAFAATLHPAFAQQPVDITADLFTVDENTREAVFTGNVEVVHPTVKVWADKVVATYGEGGTSDIKTFVATGNVTLETTDQTATGERAVFTPADQLLRLTENVEVVNSGGTVAAGKLVVNLATNVSTFTSSGSSGRVTGTFTTQ from the coding sequence ATGATCAAGCGCCTCCTGCTCGCTCTGGCCTTCGCGGCCACACTGCATCCGGCTTTCGCGCAGCAGCCGGTCGATATCACCGCCGACCTCTTCACGGTGGACGAGAACACCCGCGAGGCGGTGTTCACGGGCAATGTCGAAGTGGTTCATCCGACGGTAAAGGTCTGGGCCGACAAGGTCGTCGCCACCTATGGCGAAGGCGGAACCAGCGACATAAAAACCTTCGTCGCCACCGGCAATGTGACGCTCGAAACCACCGACCAGACGGCTACGGGCGAACGCGCCGTCTTTACCCCGGCCGATCAACTGCTGCGCCTCACGGAAAATGTCGAGGTGGTCAATTCTGGCGGCACCGTTGCCGCCGGTAAGCTGGTGGTCAATCTGGCCACCAATGTTTCGACCTTCACCTCCTCGGGCAGTTCGGGCCGCGTCACGGGAACTTTCACCACCCAATGA
- a CDS encoding ribonuclease H-like domain-containing protein, translating into MAIRLHRGDLPDLSRYGREVAIDTETMGLDPHRDRLCVIQLSPGDGSADVVQIPQNASEAPNLVKLLGDPDVTKIFHYARFDVAALKNRFGVVTGPIYCTKIASKLVRTYTDRHGLKDLARELLNVDLSKQQQSSDWGADKLSDAQLDYAASDVLYLHDLKRHLDRMLRRENRLELAQSCFDFLKTRCELDLLGWAETDIFAHS; encoded by the coding sequence ATGGCCATCCGATTGCACCGCGGCGACCTGCCCGACCTTTCCCGCTATGGCCGTGAAGTGGCGATCGATACCGAAACCATGGGGCTTGATCCGCACCGCGACCGGCTCTGCGTGATCCAGCTTTCGCCCGGCGATGGCAGCGCCGATGTCGTGCAGATCCCGCAGAATGCCAGCGAGGCGCCCAATCTGGTCAAGCTGCTGGGCGATCCCGACGTCACCAAAATCTTCCACTACGCCCGCTTCGACGTTGCCGCGCTCAAGAACCGCTTCGGCGTGGTCACCGGCCCGATCTATTGCACCAAGATCGCCAGCAAGCTGGTTCGCACCTATACCGACCGTCATGGTCTCAAGGACCTGGCGCGCGAACTGCTCAATGTCGATCTGTCCAAGCAGCAGCAGAGCTCGGACTGGGGCGCCGACAAGCTCAGCGATGCCCAGCTCGATTATGCCGCCTCCGACGTGCTCTATCTGCACGACCTCAAGCGCCATCTCGATCGCATGCTGCGCCGTGAGAACCGGCTCGAGCTGGCGCAATCCTGTTTTGATTTCCTCAAGACCCGCTGCGAGCTCGACTTGCTGGGTTGGGCGGAAACCGACATTTTTGCCCATAGCTGA
- a CDS encoding GFA family protein: MPESKTYHGQCHCGAVQYDVTTALDGMGECNCSRCRRLGWVLQSAPAEQFTLLSGEDNLTAYRFNTENIDHLFCKTCGIESFARGSDGKGNGMVMINVNCLEPAVTVDHAAIKHWDGANW; encoded by the coding sequence ATGCCCGAAAGCAAAACCTATCACGGCCAGTGCCACTGCGGTGCCGTGCAATATGATGTCACCACGGCGCTCGACGGCATGGGCGAATGCAATTGCTCGCGCTGCCGGCGCCTCGGCTGGGTGCTGCAGTCAGCGCCCGCCGAACAGTTCACGCTGCTCAGCGGCGAGGACAATCTCACGGCATATCGCTTCAACACCGAGAACATCGACCATCTGTTCTGCAAGACATGCGGCATCGAAAGCTTTGCACGCGGTTCGGACGGCAAGGGCAATGGCATGGTGATGATCAACGTCAACTGCCTCGAGCCTGCCGTGACCGTCGACCACGCCGCGATCAAGCATTGGGATGGCGCCAATTGGTAG
- a CDS encoding complex I NDUFA9 subunit family protein, whose protein sequence is MDRNQPKIVTIFGGAGFVGTQIVQLLAKKGYRIRVATRRPNLAGQVKMYGSVGQVQPIQANVRNLASVQHAVRGADVVINLVGVGHSKGVQSFDAVHVDGARNVAQAAKAAGAATLVHMSALGVDSAAEVSDYARSKFEGEKAVLEAFPQAVIMRPSILFGMGDGFFNLMGTLARLFPVLPLIGGSSRFQPAYVGDVAEAFVRAAEGEAKAGKIYELGGPQVETHKDLLARIQREAARKRLVVPVSAGIAKLMALPFSFLPFKPLITADQVELLGKDNVVSDAAIRDKRTLAGLGITPTSMDTILPTYMYRFRKYGQYDRDNAPAPVL, encoded by the coding sequence ATGGACCGTAACCAGCCCAAGATCGTCACCATTTTTGGCGGCGCGGGATTTGTCGGGACCCAGATCGTCCAGCTCCTGGCCAAGAAGGGCTATCGCATCCGCGTCGCCACGCGCCGCCCCAACCTGGCAGGCCAGGTGAAGATGTATGGCAGTGTGGGGCAGGTGCAGCCGATCCAGGCCAATGTGCGCAACCTTGCCTCGGTGCAGCATGCGGTGCGTGGCGCCGATGTTGTGATCAACCTGGTGGGTGTCGGTCACTCCAAGGGTGTGCAGAGTTTTGACGCGGTGCATGTGGATGGCGCGCGCAATGTCGCTCAGGCCGCCAAGGCTGCCGGCGCTGCCACGCTGGTGCATATGTCGGCGCTGGGCGTCGATAGCGCCGCCGAGGTCAGCGATTATGCCAGGAGCAAGTTCGAGGGCGAAAAGGCCGTGCTCGAAGCCTTCCCGCAGGCCGTGATCATGCGTCCGTCGATCCTGTTCGGCATGGGCGATGGCTTCTTCAACCTGATGGGCACGCTGGCGCGCCTGTTCCCGGTCCTGCCGCTGATCGGCGGTTCGTCGCGCTTCCAGCCAGCCTATGTCGGTGATGTGGCCGAGGCCTTCGTGCGCGCCGCGGAAGGCGAGGCAAAGGCTGGCAAGATCTACGAGTTGGGCGGGCCGCAGGTCGAGACGCACAAGGACTTGCTGGCACGCATCCAGCGCGAGGCCGCGCGCAAGCGTCTGGTCGTTCCTGTTTCGGCCGGCATTGCCAAGCTGATGGCCCTGCCCTTCTCCTTCCTGCCGTTCAAGCCGCTGATCACCGCCGACCAGGTGGAATTGCTGGGCAAGGACAATGTGGTCAGCGACGCGGCCATCAGGGACAAGCGGACCCTTGCCGGTCTGGGCATCACGCCGACCAGCATGGATACGATCCTGCCGACCTATATGTATCGCTTCCGCAAATATGGCCAGTATGACCGCGACAACGCACCGGCGCCGGTGCTGTAG
- a CDS encoding PadR family transcriptional regulator, whose product MSNDWRDGEPNWRRMEAMARRGWGRFAAGLEGGGEGWGNMGGNFRIGRMLASGDLRLVALYLIEQQPRHGYDLIKAIEEKSGGFYTPSPGIVYPALTFLEEAGYVTSQADGNKKLYTITDEGRAHLSDNREAIESTLAFLAKAGEQMNRFREFAKADWPFGRDEGAEFGNRPPHRGHGPGWGPGPDADRDLKDVVPELNDARRDLKAAIKKARRGTEEQQRHAAEILKRAAAEIDALGDDEVDI is encoded by the coding sequence ATGAGTAATGATTGGAGAGACGGCGAACCCAATTGGCGGCGCATGGAAGCCATGGCGCGGCGCGGCTGGGGACGCTTTGCGGCGGGCCTTGAAGGCGGCGGCGAAGGCTGGGGCAATATGGGCGGCAACTTCCGCATCGGACGCATGCTCGCCTCGGGCGACCTGCGGCTGGTCGCGCTCTATCTCATCGAACAGCAGCCGCGACACGGCTATGACCTGATCAAGGCCATCGAGGAAAAATCGGGGGGCTTTTATACGCCCAGCCCCGGGATCGTCTATCCGGCCCTGACCTTCCTCGAGGAAGCGGGCTATGTGACCTCGCAGGCCGATGGCAACAAGAAGCTCTATACGATCACCGACGAGGGCCGCGCCCACCTCAGCGACAATCGCGAGGCCATCGAGTCCACGCTGGCATTCCTGGCCAAGGCGGGCGAGCAGATGAACCGCTTCCGCGAATTCGCCAAGGCGGACTGGCCATTTGGTCGTGACGAGGGCGCCGAATTCGGCAATCGCCCGCCCCATCGTGGGCATGGCCCCGGCTGGGGCCCTGGTCCGGACGCCGATCGCGACCTCAAGGATGTCGTCCCCGAGCTCAATGATGCGCGGCGCGATCTCAAGGCCGCAATCAAAAAGGCCCGTCGGGGCACGGAAGAGCAGCAGCGCCATGCGGCAGAAATCCTCAAGCGTGCTGCAGCCGAGATCGACGCGCTGGGCGATGACGAGGTCGATATCTAG
- a CDS encoding FAD-binding and (Fe-S)-binding domain-containing protein yields the protein MQQAPDVLSHANHRQTPDRQAAGERVAARLKGKVRGAVHTDPLMTYAWSGDASSYRLIPAVVVFINSEDDVRAVMGAARAEQLPITFRAAGTSLSGQAVTDGVLAVLGDGWRRLDIHPGAEQITLGPAVIVAQANAALKKHNKKIGPDPASQATCKIGGVVNNNSSGMCCGVAQNTYHTMARLRIVLTDGTMLDSGDEASFDAFRLSHAAMLDGLHRLHHEVMADEELVALIRRKYRIKNTVGYSLNALVDYHDPLDILIHLMVGSEGTLGFVSEVTYNTVPEHPFKATGLVPFPDPQSAGRAIIEMANGGVHVTTGITAAEYIERRALATVEHLAPMAPLLPWLTDTSPAVLIDVTAPDEATLQRELSKAIAILERHGASHIDLSTDQARSQALWDIRKGFFTSGGAARPKGTSMLTEDVAAPIERLAEFVMDMRHLLDAHGYDDAIIFGHALAGNLHFQMSDNFAQAGAAEKFDVFNQELSQLVSVQYGGSLKAEHGTGRAIAPFVEAEWGAKAYGLMWRIKQLFDPENLLNPGVLLNHDDKIHIKHLKVMPPADELVDLCIECGFCEPACPSHQMTLSPRQRIAVTRERERLRASGEDPALLKRLDADFKYPGLDTCAACNLCSLRCPVGIETGTMIMGQRAQRRGSTARSIADFAADHRGAVETMMRGGVGLAEVARKVVPAGAVEAMTDTARRLSGDRVPRVSRALHRGPGTPRHKDNRQDPRRTGFPVPIAQTGRPEVVYFPACPSRMFGAPETEHGLLPTTEAMVTLLERAGFDVALPLDFNGQCCGQPFQSKGFPEQAAAVNAELNRALTAFSDGGEVRVVTDASTCAKQLKEFSGHAEVADSPQFLLLNVLPKLTITQKLASVAVHHNCSAQRLGEQAMTETLAAACADMVAVLKSVTCCGYAGDKGMFFPELNKHATRFAKQDIPEGCTLGVSTVSTCASGLTEHAGLPFVSLASLLEWASR from the coding sequence ATGCAGCAAGCTCCAGACGTCCTCTCCCATGCCAACCATAGACAGACGCCGGATCGGCAGGCAGCCGGTGAACGGGTCGCGGCGCGGCTCAAGGGCAAGGTGCGGGGCGCCGTCCACACCGATCCGCTGATGACCTACGCCTGGAGCGGCGATGCCAGCTCCTATCGGCTGATTCCGGCCGTGGTCGTCTTCATCAATTCGGAAGACGATGTGCGGGCGGTCATGGGTGCCGCGCGGGCGGAACAGTTGCCGATCACGTTCAGAGCGGCTGGCACCTCGCTATCGGGGCAGGCGGTGACCGATGGCGTGCTGGCGGTTCTGGGCGATGGCTGGCGCAGGCTCGACATCCATCCGGGCGCGGAGCAGATCACACTGGGACCGGCGGTGATCGTGGCGCAGGCCAATGCTGCCCTCAAGAAGCACAACAAGAAGATCGGGCCCGATCCGGCCTCGCAGGCCACGTGCAAGATCGGCGGTGTGGTCAACAACAATTCGTCCGGCATGTGCTGCGGCGTGGCTCAGAACACCTACCACACCATGGCGCGCCTGCGGATCGTGCTGACCGACGGGACCATGCTCGACAGCGGCGACGAGGCGAGTTTTGACGCCTTCCGCCTTAGCCATGCCGCCATGCTGGATGGGTTGCATCGCCTGCATCACGAGGTGATGGCGGACGAGGAGCTCGTGGCGCTGATCCGCAGGAAGTATCGCATCAAGAATACCGTCGGCTATTCGCTCAATGCGCTGGTCGACTATCACGACCCGCTCGACATCCTGATCCACCTGATGGTGGGCTCGGAGGGCACGCTCGGCTTCGTCTCGGAAGTCACCTACAACACCGTTCCCGAGCATCCCTTCAAGGCAACGGGCCTCGTCCCCTTCCCCGATCCCCAATCGGCCGGGCGGGCGATCATCGAAATGGCCAATGGCGGCGTGCATGTCACGACCGGCATTACGGCGGCCGAATATATCGAGCGGCGTGCCCTGGCGACGGTGGAGCATCTGGCGCCGATGGCGCCACTGTTGCCCTGGCTGACCGATACGTCGCCAGCCGTGTTGATCGATGTGACCGCTCCGGACGAGGCGACGCTTCAACGTGAACTTTCCAAGGCCATTGCGATCCTCGAGCGTCATGGCGCTTCTCATATCGATCTGTCCACCGACCAAGCCCGCAGCCAGGCGCTCTGGGATATCCGCAAGGGCTTTTTCACCTCGGGCGGCGCAGCGCGGCCCAAGGGCACCAGCATGCTGACCGAAGACGTGGCCGCCCCCATCGAGCGATTGGCCGAATTCGTGATGGATATGCGCCATCTGCTCGACGCGCATGGTTACGACGATGCGATCATCTTCGGTCACGCCCTGGCGGGGAACCTGCATTTCCAGATGAGCGACAATTTCGCACAGGCCGGTGCCGCGGAGAAATTCGACGTCTTCAACCAGGAACTCTCGCAACTGGTTTCGGTGCAATATGGCGGCTCGCTCAAGGCCGAGCATGGCACGGGACGCGCCATTGCCCCCTTCGTCGAGGCGGAATGGGGCGCCAAGGCCTATGGGCTGATGTGGCGGATCAAGCAGCTGTTTGATCCTGAGAACCTGCTCAATCCGGGTGTGCTGCTCAACCACGATGACAAGATCCATATCAAGCATCTCAAGGTCATGCCGCCGGCCGACGAGCTGGTCGATCTCTGCATCGAATGCGGCTTCTGCGAACCGGCCTGTCCCAGCCACCAGATGACGCTGTCGCCGCGCCAGCGCATTGCCGTGACGCGCGAACGGGAACGCTTGCGCGCCTCGGGCGAGGATCCGGCGCTGCTCAAACGCCTCGACGCGGATTTCAAGTATCCGGGCCTTGATACCTGCGCGGCCTGTAATCTCTGCTCGCTGCGCTGCCCGGTGGGGATCGAGACCGGCACGATGATCATGGGCCAGCGGGCGCAGCGACGCGGCAGCACGGCACGGTCGATCGCCGACTTTGCAGCCGATCATCGCGGCGCCGTCGAGACGATGATGCGCGGCGGCGTGGGCTTGGCCGAGGTGGCGCGCAAAGTGGTGCCGGCAGGCGCGGTGGAGGCGATGACCGACACGGCGCGCCGATTGAGCGGCGACCGCGTGCCGCGCGTGTCGCGGGCCCTGCATCGCGGCCCGGGCACACCACGGCACAAAGACAATCGCCAGGACCCGCGGCGGACTGGCTTTCCCGTGCCGATCGCCCAGACGGGCCGGCCGGAAGTGGTGTATTTTCCCGCCTGCCCCAGCCGCATGTTCGGCGCGCCCGAGACCGAACACGGCCTGTTGCCGACGACCGAGGCCATGGTCACCCTGCTGGAGCGCGCCGGGTTCGACGTCGCCCTGCCGCTTGATTTCAACGGCCAGTGCTGCGGCCAGCCGTTCCAGTCCAAGGGCTTTCCCGAACAGGCCGCTGCGGTCAATGCCGAGCTCAATCGGGCACTGACCGCCTTTTCAGATGGCGGCGAGGTCAGGGTGGTCACCGACGCCTCGACTTGCGCCAAGCAACTCAAGGAGTTTTCGGGCCATGCCGAAGTGGCGGATTCGCCGCAATTCCTGCTGCTGAACGTGCTGCCAAAGCTGACCATCACGCAAAAGCTCGCATCGGTGGCCGTGCACCACAATTGTTCGGCGCAGCGTCTGGGCGAGCAGGCAATGACCGAGACTCTGGCGGCGGCCTGCGCCGACATGGTCGCGGTGCTGAAATCAGTGACCTGCTGCGGCTATGCCGGCGACAAGGGCATGTTCTTTCCCGAGCTCAACAAGCATGCAACGCGCTTTGCAAAGCAGGACATACCGGAGGGCTGCACATTGGGCGTTTCCACGGTCAGCACCTGTGCCTCGGGCCTCACCGAACACGCGGGCCTACCCTTTGTCAGCCTGGCAAGTCTCTTGGAATGGGCCAGCCGGTAG
- a CDS encoding RNA methyltransferase, with amino-acid sequence MTITTTIYSLGHKGEGIAEIDGRKVYVPLALPGELVTITAEEDRGTLLDILEPAANRIEPFCKHFGACGGCQLQHMDRQSYEAFKIDLIETPLRFAGIDAKVGRFVDASGEGRRRATLHARKEGSGYMRLKSHQVHDLDTCPILSPAMAKAPDIARAVMQAVGEADVSVTATLSGLDVVIRTEKKQARHDRVSPLVGRFKLARLSMNGEMVLQAQAPVVEMGKAQVEIPMGSFLQATSAAEEVLADYVVKAAGKAKTVADLFCGVGPFALRLAEQRPVAAFDNDKAGIAALDKARRFAKGIREVTAKARDLFRDPLTQFELPYEVVVLDPPRAGAEAQVKELGKSKVKKVIMVACDARTFARDAQTLIAAGFAMSDLIAVDQFTQSTHIEIAATFAR; translated from the coding sequence ATGACCATTACCACGACGATCTACAGCCTCGGCCACAAGGGCGAAGGCATTGCCGAAATTGACGGCCGCAAGGTCTATGTGCCACTGGCGCTGCCCGGCGAGCTGGTGACGATCACGGCCGAGGAAGATCGTGGCACGCTGCTCGACATCCTCGAGCCGGCGGCAAACCGTATCGAGCCTTTCTGCAAGCATTTCGGCGCCTGCGGCGGCTGCCAGCTCCAGCATATGGACCGCCAGAGCTACGAGGCATTCAAGATCGACCTGATCGAAACGCCCCTGCGCTTTGCGGGGATCGATGCAAAGGTTGGCCGCTTTGTGGACGCTTCGGGGGAAGGCCGCCGGCGGGCGACCCTGCATGCGCGCAAGGAAGGCTCGGGCTATATGCGGCTCAAGAGCCATCAGGTGCATGACCTCGACACCTGCCCGATCCTCTCGCCGGCAATGGCCAAGGCGCCCGACATCGCTCGTGCCGTGATGCAGGCGGTGGGCGAAGCCGATGTCAGCGTCACGGCAACCCTGAGCGGACTCGATGTCGTCATTCGCACCGAGAAGAAGCAGGCGCGGCACGATCGCGTCTCGCCGCTGGTCGGGCGGTTCAAGCTGGCGCGACTGTCGATGAATGGCGAAATGGTGCTGCAGGCGCAGGCGCCGGTCGTGGAGATGGGCAAGGCACAGGTCGAGATCCCGATGGGCAGCTTTCTCCAGGCGACAAGCGCCGCCGAAGAGGTGCTGGCCGACTATGTGGTCAAGGCGGCCGGCAAGGCCAAGACGGTGGCGGATCTGTTCTGCGGCGTCGGCCCCTTTGCGCTGCGGCTGGCCGAGCAGCGGCCCGTGGCGGCTTTTGACAACGACAAGGCCGGCATCGCGGCACTGGACAAGGCACGGCGCTTCGCCAAGGGCATTCGCGAGGTGACGGCAAAGGCGCGCGACCTGTTCCGCGACCCGCTGACCCAGTTCGAATTGCCATATGAAGTCGTGGTGCTCGATCCACCGCGGGCCGGGGCCGAGGCGCAGGTCAAAGAGCTGGGCAAGTCCAAGGTCAAGAAAGTGATCATGGTTGCCTGCGATGCCCGCACCTTCGCGCGTGACGCCCAGACCCTGATCGCCGCAGGCTTTGCCATGAGTGATCTGATCGCGGTCGATCAGTTCACCCAATCCACACATATCGAAATTGCTGCCACATTTGCCCGCTAA
- a CDS encoding ActR/PrrA/RegA family redox response regulator transcription factor: protein MSTIEDLLATDPSLLLVDDDAAFLQRLERAMARRGFDVRIAGSVAEGLAAVAEKPPAYAVVDLRLEDGNGLEVVSALHTKRPEARAVVLTGYGNIATAVTAVKLGAIDYLSKPADADDVINALLATGEEKPEPPENPMSADRVRWEHIQRVYELCDRNVSETARRLNMHRRTLQRILAKRAPR, encoded by the coding sequence ATGAGCACGATCGAAGACCTCCTGGCCACTGACCCCAGCCTGCTGCTTGTCGATGATGACGCAGCTTTCCTCCAGCGCCTCGAGCGCGCCATGGCGCGCCGCGGCTTTGATGTCCGCATCGCGGGATCCGTCGCCGAGGGCCTCGCGGCCGTCGCGGAAAAGCCCCCGGCCTATGCCGTGGTCGACCTGCGCCTCGAAGATGGCAATGGCCTGGAAGTGGTCTCGGCCTTGCACACCAAGCGGCCGGAAGCGCGCGCTGTGGTGCTGACCGGCTACGGCAATATCGCCACGGCCGTCACTGCTGTGAAGCTGGGCGCCATCGACTACCTCAGCAAGCCCGCTGACGCTGACGATGTGATCAATGCCCTGCTTGCCACGGGCGAGGAAAAGCCCGAGCCGCCGGAAAATCCGATGTCGGCTGACCGAGTCCGCTGGGAACATATCCAGCGTGTCTATGAACTGTGCGACCGCAACGTGTCCGAGACGGCCCGCCGCCTCAACATGCATCGGCGCACGCTGCAGCGAATTCTCGCCAAGCGCGCGCCGCGTTGA
- a CDS encoding ActS/PrrB/RegB family redox-sensitive histidine kinase — protein MNTTQADGLPLPSTWRPLRLQTLVLLRWLAVGGQAFGVLFVAFGLGFQVPLVECFLLIGLSAGVNLWLVFHLGDSHQPTSRAAASQIVFDLLQLAGLLSLTGGLHNPFSLLLLAPVSVSASTLPQRVTIAIATLAVLLASILSIWHLPLPWEPGERIVFNRIYVIGIWVSIVCGVVFISAYTMRVAHDARQMADALAATELALSQKERLSALDGLAAAAAHELGTPLSTIALAAKEMRAEAEPGSDLADDVELIIAQAARCRAILAKLRNLGTEGGDPFAAVPLTDLLAEVARPHEGRGKAILFYYEKSAGPPPVFPRGVGLLYGLGNLIENAADFARTTVRIEAAWDSDAVSVSITDDGPGFAPELMARLGEPYLTSRPRDPHGPDANKPGGLGLGVFIAKTLLERTGGRLAFENIAPEGHARARIVWPRHAIETENPVV, from the coding sequence ATGAACACCACCCAGGCCGATGGCCTGCCCTTGCCCTCCACCTGGCGGCCACTTCGGCTGCAGACCCTGGTACTTCTCCGCTGGCTGGCCGTCGGCGGCCAGGCCTTTGGCGTGCTCTTCGTTGCCTTCGGCCTCGGCTTCCAGGTGCCGCTGGTCGAATGCTTCCTGCTGATCGGCCTCTCTGCTGGCGTCAATCTCTGGCTGGTGTTCCACCTCGGTGATAGCCATCAACCCACCTCGCGGGCCGCTGCCAGCCAGATCGTCTTTGACCTGCTGCAACTGGCGGGCCTGCTGTCGCTGACCGGCGGCTTGCACAATCCATTCTCGCTGCTGCTGCTGGCCCCGGTTTCCGTCTCCGCCTCAACCCTGCCGCAGCGCGTCACCATCGCCATAGCCACCCTGGCCGTGCTGCTGGCATCGATCCTGTCGATCTGGCATCTGCCCCTGCCCTGGGAGCCGGGCGAGCGCATCGTCTTCAACCGCATCTACGTTATCGGCATCTGGGTCTCGATCGTCTGCGGCGTGGTCTTTATCTCCGCCTACACCATGCGCGTGGCCCATGATGCCCGCCAGATGGCCGACGCCCTTGCCGCGACCGAACTCGCGCTGTCCCAGAAGGAACGCCTGTCGGCCCTTGATGGCCTGGCTGCTGCCGCCGCCCACGAACTGGGCACGCCACTGTCCACCATTGCTCTCGCCGCCAAGGAAATGCGCGCCGAGGCCGAGCCGGGCAGCGACCTTGCAGACGATGTGGAGTTGATCATCGCCCAGGCCGCGCGCTGCCGCGCCATTCTGGCGAAGCTGCGCAATCTCGGCACTGAAGGGGGCGACCCTTTCGCAGCCGTCCCGCTGACTGACCTGCTCGCCGAAGTCGCGCGCCCCCATGAAGGGCGCGGCAAGGCCATCCTCTTCTACTATGAAAAATCCGCAGGACCGCCCCCGGTCTTTCCGCGCGGTGTCGGCCTGCTCTACGGTCTGGGAAACCTGATCGAAAATGCCGCCGACTTCGCGCGCACCACCGTGCGCATCGAGGCAGCCTGGGACAGTGACGCGGTATCGGTTTCCATCACCGATGATGGTCCGGGCTTCGCGCCCGAACTGATGGCGCGACTTGGCGAACCCTATCTGACCAGCCGCCCGCGTGATCCCCATGGCCCCGATGCCAACAAGCCCGGCGGCCTCGGCCTCGGCGTCTTCATCGCCAAGACGCTCCTCGAGCGCACCGGAGGGCGCCTGGCTTTCGAGAATATTGCGCCAGAAGGCCATGCCCGGGCGCGCATCGTCTGGCCGCGACACGCTATTGAAACGGAAAATCCGGTCGTTTGA
- a CDS encoding DUF2852 domain-containing protein produces the protein MTTAIIKPQWSPLTIALMVLGFIAFWPLGLLVLGYILWGEKFGGSPEKAQAYWNKGKSWCSSNEGHYQRNWNNRSHGVNSSGNAAFDDYRAEQLKRLEEERARLDAEIDAFHEYMANLNKAKDREEFDRFMNERRGSRQGYGETKPSDQNNDGWNNN, from the coding sequence ATGACCACAGCAATCATCAAACCTCAATGGTCCCCTTTGACCATCGCCCTCATGGTTCTGGGCTTTATCGCCTTCTGGCCGCTTGGCCTGCTCGTCCTTGGCTATATTCTCTGGGGCGAGAAATTCGGCGGTTCGCCGGAAAAGGCACAGGCCTACTGGAACAAGGGCAAGAGCTGGTGCAGCTCGAACGAGGGCCACTATCAGCGCAACTGGAACAACCGGAGCCACGGCGTGAACTCGAGCGGCAATGCAGCCTTTGACGACTATCGCGCCGAACAGCTCAAGCGCCTCGAGGAAGAGCGCGCTCGCCTCGACGCCGAGATCGACGCCTTCCACGAATACATGGCCAACCTCAACAAGGCCAAGGATCGCGAAGAGTTCGACCGCTTCATGAACGAGCGCCGCGGTTCGCGCCAGGGTTACGGCGAGACCAAGCCGAGCGATCAGAACAATGACGGCTGGAACAACAACTAG
- a CDS encoding SprT family zinc-dependent metalloprotease — translation MNLFFRAKPKIPASTTIEIDGAPVTVAVKVNARSKSYRLSLPGSGPVLTLPPHGKWAEAEAFLHRHHNWLAARIKRVPEATSFAHGSTITLRGEEYRVVATGRVRGRVEVAEMDGEKVLLVPGDAAHQARRLTDWLKDEALADLEIRSAYHAARLGVTIKAIRMREQKSRWGSCSSTGNINYNWRLILAPPFVLDYVAAHEVAHLVEMNHSAAFWATVKKTMPDMERGRAWLKAHGRELMA, via the coding sequence ATGAACCTTTTCTTCCGCGCCAAGCCAAAGATTCCCGCCAGCACCACGATCGAGATCGATGGCGCGCCGGTGACGGTTGCGGTCAAGGTCAATGCGCGATCCAAAAGCTATCGGCTGTCACTGCCCGGCAGCGGACCGGTGCTGACGCTGCCGCCGCATGGCAAGTGGGCCGAAGCAGAAGCCTTCCTCCATCGTCATCACAACTGGCTGGCGGCGCGCATCAAGCGGGTGCCGGAAGCAACGAGCTTTGCCCACGGCAGCACGATCACCCTACGTGGTGAAGAGTACCGCGTGGTCGCCACCGGCCGAGTGCGCGGGCGGGTGGAAGTGGCGGAGATGGATGGCGAGAAAGTGCTGCTGGTGCCCGGCGACGCGGCGCATCAGGCACGGCGCTTGACCGACTGGCTCAAGGACGAGGCGCTGGCCGACCTTGAAATCCGCAGCGCCTATCATGCGGCGCGATTGGGTGTGACGATCAAGGCGATCCGCATGCGGGAGCAGAAAAGCCGCTGGGGCTCATGCTCGTCGACCGGCAACATCAATTACAACTGGCGGTTGATCCTGGCGCCGCCCTTCGTGCTCGACTATGTCGCTGCCCATGAGGTTGCCCATCTGGTCGAGATGAACCATTCGGCGGCATTCTGGGCGACGGTCAAGAAGACCATGCCGGACATGGAGCGTGGCAGAGCGTGGCTAAAAGCACACGGTCGGGAGCTGATGGCATAG